From one Gemella morbillorum genomic stretch:
- the dcm gene encoding DNA (cytosine-5-)-methyltransferase yields MSQLTVGSLFSGSGGFELGATILGMKAVWASEVEPFPILVTKKNFPDLVHLGDINNVKGGNINPVDVITFGSPCQDLSIAGQRDGLSGSKSNLFYEAIRVIKEMRENTNEKYPRIIIWENVCGAFSSSKGEDFRQVLEQISKIKCENISIPKPSKWKNAGCVMGGTFSIAWRVFDAQYFGVPQRRKRIFLVADFTGEGAREILFNEESLPRYFESCSDKKQEVTGVIGECTEISKYCLMDQGGERLDVTLNKTGTLRAQSNHPPLVFENHSQDSRFKGPLDITPTLSSNLGTGGNNQPFVVENIANYDVRFTSLNTKNSRYKVYETATSRTLDTGGNNPNANQGGVVIVSIYSTSKNYHHTKAIKDQVSTLVATDYKDPPIINDKYSVRRITPLECSRLQGFPDYWCERLELLNPTDEDLNFWREVFETNRKIKNGKKQKTDNNIRTWLKNPYSDAAQYKMWGNGVALPCVLYIFSGVKKYLENSE; encoded by the coding sequence ATGAGTCAATTAACAGTAGGTAGTCTATTTTCAGGATCCGGGGGGTTTGAATTAGGTGCTACGATTCTAGGAATGAAAGCAGTTTGGGCGAGTGAAGTAGAACCATTTCCAATTCTTGTTACAAAGAAGAATTTTCCAGACTTAGTTCATTTAGGAGATATTAATAATGTTAAAGGTGGTAATATAAATCCAGTTGATGTAATAACATTTGGTAGTCCATGCCAAGATTTATCAATCGCAGGACAAAGAGACGGGCTAAGTGGAAGTAAATCAAATTTATTTTATGAAGCAATAAGAGTTATTAAAGAAATGAGGGAGAATACAAATGAAAAATATCCAAGAATTATCATATGGGAAAATGTCTGTGGAGCTTTCTCAAGTTCAAAAGGAGAAGACTTTAGACAAGTACTTGAACAAATCTCAAAAATCAAATGTGAAAATATATCAATTCCTAAACCTTCAAAATGGAAAAATGCAGGATGTGTTATGGGAGGAACATTTAGTATTGCGTGGAGAGTCTTCGATGCACAATATTTCGGAGTCCCCCAAAGACGTAAGAGAATCTTTCTTGTCGCAGATTTTACAGGAGAAGGTGCAAGAGAAATATTATTTAACGAAGAAAGCCTGCCAAGGTATTTTGAATCGTGCTCAGATAAGAAACAAGAAGTTACCGGAGTTATTGGAGAATGCACTGAAATATCAAAGTACTGTTTAATGGATCAAGGTGGAGAAAGGCTAGATGTTACATTAAATAAAACAGGAACTTTAAGAGCCCAAAGTAATCATCCACCACTTGTTTTTGAAAATCATAGCCAAGATAGTAGATTTAAAGGTCCACTAGATATTACACCAACTCTATCAAGTAATTTAGGAACAGGAGGAAATAATCAACCTTTTGTAGTTGAAAATATCGCAAATTATGATGTGAGATTTACAAGTTTAAATACTAAGAATAGTCGATACAAAGTTTATGAAACTGCTACATCAAGAACTTTAGATACAGGAGGAAATAATCCTAATGCAAATCAAGGTGGAGTAGTAATAGTTTCTATATATTCAACTAGCAAAAATTATCATCATACAAAAGCTATAAAGGATCAGGTATCAACATTAGTCGCAACTGATTATAAAGATCCTCCTATTATAAATGATAAATATTCTGTTCGAAGAATTACTCCTCTTGAATGTAGTAGATTGCAAGGTTTCCCAGATTATTGGTGTGAAAGGTTAGAGCTACTCAATCCTACAGATGAAGATCTAAATTTTTGGAGAGAAGTATTCGAAACAAATAGAAAGATAAAAAATGGAAAAAAACAAAAAACTGATAATAATATAAGAACATGGTTAAAAAATCCTTATTCGGATGCAGCACAATATAAGATGTGGGGGAACGGAGTAGCTCTACCATGCGTATTATATATTTTTAGTGGAGTGAAGAAATACTTAGAAAATAGCGAATAA